The Sorangiineae bacterium MSr11954 DNA segment GCAAGTCGGCGTGGTCTCGGCCTGCCGTGTCGCTCGAGTGCTCGTTGGTGAACATCTCGGGGGCCGATTTGTGCTCGCTCACCCGCAGCATGTCGGCGCGGATACCGAGGTTGTCGAGCAGCCCCTTGATATAGAGATACTGCGTCTTCAATCCGGAGTAGCGAAGCCCCCCCGCCGGGTTCACCACGGTGCGATCGGCGTTGGCGCAGACGTAGAGCGATTTGGCGCCGTTGTCCTCCCAGCTGCAAAGGACCTTCTTCTTCCGCGCGCGCAGGACGCGCACCGCGTCGGCCAGCTCCTCGGCGTGGGCGTACGAGGTGGCCGGCTCGGCCCGCAGGATCAAGGCGACCCCGGAGATGCTCGGATCGTCGGCGATCCTCCAGAGCTTGCGCAAGAGCGCGATGTGCGTCCGCGGGCCGGGGGTGCTCTCCAGGCGAATGGAGACCGCGCGCTGCCCGATTTGAATGCCGGGGGTGCGGTAACCGGCGATGGATGCGGTGCCAAACTCGCCGAGGCTATCGGTGCTCCCCAAGCCGTTGCCGAAGAGAACACCGCCGCCGAGGGTGGCCGGGCCCAGCGCGATCTCCAGCCCCGCCGTGCCCACCACCCCGCGCCGCGCGTCGTACGGCAGGTGCGCGACCTCCACGTCGCCGCGGAGCCTCCCCACGTAAGGGACGTCGACGCCGAGGGTCGCGCGCGGGATCCATTGATCGCTGTCCGCCAATTGGCTTCCGGCGAGATAGCGGAGCTCGAACCCCAGCTCCAGCTCGCGGCGGCCCGTGGGACGCAAGGCGGCCGCCAAGACGTAATTGGCGTCGAGCACGGGCTGTTGGCGATCGCCGAGCGGCGCGGTGCTGGGGCCATTGAAGTCGTGCGCGATGGCCGCGAACGACAATCGATCGATGGGCCGAACGGTGAACGAGGCGCTGAGGCCCGTCAGATCGTTCAAGTACGGGTTGCCCGAGTACGAGTGCTGAACGCTGAACCCCAGGGACAGCGCGTCGGACAGCTTGTAGCCGAGACCCCAGGTCACCCATGTCATATCGCGACCGCTGTAGGGAAAGCCGACCGTCCAAGGGGTCTGGAGATAGTCGACCCGCAGGCCGGTGCTCAGGCCGAGAAGGAGCGGCGTCGCCGCGCTGAACGCGTGGCCGCATCCGACGCGCTGGGGTGCATCGTGGCAACCGATGCCCGTCCATCGCAGCTCCCACGAGGGCATGTTCGCGAGGTTGGCGGGGTTGAGCGACAGGGACTCGGCCGTGTCCTCGCTGGCGGCGGATCGGCCGGGTGAGGAGAGACGGGCACCGCGGGTGGGCATGGGCTCGCCGGCCTTGGCCTCCTGACCGACCGACGGACAGACCAGCGCGGCAACGAGGGCAGTGAGCCATGCGCCTAGCCCCGCCTTCCGCATTTTTTTCGTCATGGGATCTCTCACACCAGAGTGGCCAGATCGCGGAGGATCCGTGCCTCCGCATCGAAGGTCTTTTTCACCTCCGACACGATCACCCGCTCACCGAGCTGTTTCAGCACGCGGGTGACGTTGAGCTCGACCTCCCCTTGGACCACTCGGCTGGTGACGCCATTGCCACCGGTGACGAGCGAGTACGTGCCCGAGGCTCGGAAGTATTTCTGCCACTCCGGCTTCAGGCTGGGGGTGATGATCCACTTGGACGAGTGGGTGTCGATCGAGTACGTCGAGCGCTCGTCCCACGCCAGCATGTCGAGGGTGACATAGGGCTGCGCGAAGGTCGGTACCTTGACGTTTGGCTTGTAGTTCCAGATGCGCTCCAGCACGCGGTTGTGGAGCTTGTGCGTCGTTTGCTCCACCCGGTCCACGTTGGGGAGGCCCTTTGCCATCTTATCGACCAGATTTGGCGACAAAATCGCGAGCTCGAGCGCATCGAGCGGGGCCTCGAACTCGTGTGTGATCTCGAACCGCATCGGGTGAGCCGGAGCATAGTCCAAACCTCCGCGGGTTCCGTTTCGATTTCGACGCGAAAACTTACTCGTCGGCGGGGTTGGCCAGCTTTCGAGCAAAAACGATGGCGTCTTTTCGCTCTCGGCCCACGACGAGGTGGTTCTGCAAAACGCCCGTCCGACGAAAGCCGTTGTAGACGAAGGCCGCCGACAGGCTGGCATCGTCGCTTGGTGCAAGGGCGAAGCAGCCCACCGTTCCGTCGGCCTGGAGCCGCTCGCACAAAGCCTTGAGCGCACCGGTCGTGCCCGCCCGTTCGCTGTCGTTCCGAGGCGATACGAGCAACTCGAGGAAGGCGTTGCCAAAGCACGCCTGCGACTCGGCCGACGCCACGAGCTCGAACCCACCGCGCGCCGTGAGCGCAAAATAGCGGCGGATGGCGCCCCGCCCGAACGGCTCGAAGGCGGTGAGCGCACGCCCCGAGCGCAGCGCGGACCCGATCGGCTTTCGCGTCTGCGCCTCCGCGATCTCCGAGAGCTTCACGGCGGGCAGCGCGCGCTCCGCGGCCTCCTTAACGAGCTTTTTCGCGCGGATGAGCGTTTTTTCAGCGAAGTCGTACGCCGTGGTGTCGGCGGGCGCCTCGACATCGTCCAGCGGGACGCGCTCCAGATCGAGCCAGGCCCGCGAGGCGATGGAGGCCCGCGCGAGCGATGGCCCGCCCTGAATGATCAGCCGCCGCTCGCTTTGAACCGGAACCCGCTGCGACGAGCTCGGGGGG contains these protein-coding regions:
- the sppA gene encoding signal peptide peptidase SppA; translation: MTKKMRKAGLGAWLTALVAALVCPSVGQEAKAGEPMPTRGARLSSPGRSAASEDTAESLSLNPANLANMPSWELRWTGIGCHDAPQRVGCGHAFSAATPLLLGLSTGLRVDYLQTPWTVGFPYSGRDMTWVTWGLGYKLSDALSLGFSVQHSYSGNPYLNDLTGLSASFTVRPIDRLSFAAIAHDFNGPSTAPLGDRQQPVLDANYVLAAALRPTGRRELELGFELRYLAGSQLADSDQWIPRATLGVDVPYVGRLRGDVEVAHLPYDARRGVVGTAGLEIALGPATLGGGVLFGNGLGSTDSLGEFGTASIAGYRTPGIQIGQRAVSIRLESTPGPRTHIALLRKLWRIADDPSISGVALILRAEPATSYAHAEELADAVRVLRARKKKVLCSWEDNGAKSLYVCANADRTVVNPAGGLRYSGLKTQYLYIKGLLDNLGIRADMLRVSEHKSAPEMFTNEHSSDTAGRDHADLLRQYEAVFNRNVALGRKMTDARVRAETLKGPYVAAEAREANFVDGYAFDDELDRVMSEMLGGRTSLREYEEPKKVPETFGPRDKVGLLLVDGDMVDGRSETIPLLDSKLVGSYTIADSIAALKNDPTVKSVVLRIETGGGSSMSADVMWRELELLAKKKPLIVSMGSSAASGGYYIATPARTIYALPLTVTGSIGIFYGKADVSELLKKLGINVEVYKTTPRADAESFFRPFTEDERRVLAIKVQQFYDKFLERVAAGRHMTKAEVDLVGQGRVWTGQQALGHKLVDKMGGLREALAEARALGNLPYDAPLRTLPAPDASLFERALKLAGIGRSQMMTLEGLPVQVRDIARALAPMVVYKGDIPMARMEYVPVEGEGKDEEGD
- a CDS encoding DUF2505 family protein, with product MRFEITHEFEAPLDALELAILSPNLVDKMAKGLPNVDRVEQTTHKLHNRVLERIWNYKPNVKVPTFAQPYVTLDMLAWDERSTYSIDTHSSKWIITPSLKPEWQKYFRASGTYSLVTGGNGVTSRVVQGEVELNVTRVLKQLGERVIVSEVKKTFDAEARILRDLATLV